The Oceanispirochaeta sp. M1 genome contains a region encoding:
- the mnhG gene encoding monovalent cation/H(+) antiporter subunit G, with product MLEIIGGIIALVGSLFLLLASIGIIRMPDAFNRMQTGTKATTLGSLLFMTGIAMARPEWSGKMVLLMVFILFSNPLSSHALARAAHKFGIPLGEKAVCDHLKDDQIEEDDS from the coding sequence ATGCTGGAAATTATAGGTGGAATTATAGCCCTGGTGGGCAGTCTTTTTCTTCTTCTGGCATCTATCGGAATTATCCGTATGCCCGATGCATTTAACAGGATGCAGACAGGAACCAAGGCGACAACCCTGGGTAGTCTGCTCTTTATGACAGGTATTGCCATGGCCCGACCCGAGTGGTCAGGGAAAATGGTCCTGCTCATGGTTTTTATACTTTTTTCCAATCCTCTTTCATCCCATGCTCTTGCACGGGCAGCTCACAAGTTCGGAATACCCCTTGGGGAAAAAGCTGTGTGTGATCATTTGAAGGATGATCAAATAGAGGAGGATGATTCATGA
- a CDS encoding monovalent cation/H+ antiporter complex subunit F, which translates to MADLLFQIAAGIAVLAMVISFIRMLIGPDSVSRTVALDGMTIISLSIIVWLAFWSGRGIYIDVALVYGLISFTGVVALARYLERGL; encoded by the coding sequence GTGGCTGATTTATTATTTCAGATAGCAGCAGGTATCGCCGTACTGGCCATGGTTATATCCTTTATAAGGATGCTCATCGGTCCGGATTCAGTGAGCCGCACCGTAGCTTTGGACGGAATGACCATTATTTCCCTATCAATAATTGTCTGGCTGGCCTTCTGGTCGGGACGGGGTATTTATATTGATGTAGCCCTGGTTTACGGGCTGATCAGTTTTACGGGTGTAGTCGCACTGGCCCGTTACCTGGAAAGGGGGCTCTGA
- a CDS encoding Na+/H+ antiporter subunit E, with protein sequence MKTFKARIVLVLMLGAVWFLLTYPFNTQEGLAGGAILLLIVLMPLPGGDLLGDLKWSPKALMALILYFFYFLGALIKSNLDVALRVLHPKLPIRPGIVKVKTKLKTPLGRLMLANSITLTPGTITVDTKGEDFYIHWIAVEEGDCEEKTKKIVSGFEKYLEVICG encoded by the coding sequence ATGAAAACCTTCAAGGCCAGGATTGTTCTAGTCCTGATGCTGGGGGCGGTCTGGTTTCTGCTTACCTATCCTTTCAATACACAGGAAGGACTGGCTGGCGGAGCTATTCTGCTTCTTATTGTCCTGATGCCTCTCCCCGGTGGAGACCTGCTTGGTGACCTTAAATGGAGTCCCAAAGCTCTTATGGCACTTATTCTTTATTTCTTTTATTTTCTGGGGGCCCTGATCAAGTCCAACCTGGATGTTGCCTTAAGGGTTCTGCACCCGAAACTCCCCATCCGTCCCGGGATAGTCAAAGTAAAGACAAAACTTAAGACTCCTCTCGGCCGTCTGATGCTGGCTAATTCCATTACTTTGACCCCCGGGACTATTACGGTGGATACGAAGGGTGAGGATTTCTACATCCACTGGATCGCCGTTGAAGAGGGAGACTGTGAGGAAAAAACAAAGAAAATCGTTTCCGGTTTTGAAAAGTATCTGGAGGTGATCTGTGGCTGA